ACAGAAGAGCAGGTTCGTCTCGTGTCGTCTTACATGGGCCGCTCGGCTGCCTGGTTGATCGAATGAAGAAGCGCCCGGTGTGCCTGGCAGCCCACGACCGACGTCGCATCGGAGAAGACGGCCGGTTGGGAGGAAGCCAGAAATCGCCCTTTTAAGCGGGCGATCCGTTCGAGCGATTGAGCCAAACGGTCGGTCGAGATCGTTCCGTCCGCGACGGCCTTGTCCAGCGCGTCGATCGCCGCCGCTTCTCGGTTGCGGTCTTTGCAGATCAAGATGATGTCGCAGCCGGCTTGAACCGACCGCACGGTCGCCTCTTCGATGCCGTAATGGTCGATGATCGCGCGCATTTCAAGATCGTCGGTCAAGACGACGCCGTCATACCGCAGTTCTTGACGGAGCAGAGTTCCGATGACGGTCGGGGAAAGAGTCGCCGGATGGTTCTCATCCAGGGCGCGATACAGCACGTGGGCCGTCATCATCGCGGCGATGCCCTGCGACGCGGCGTGCCGAAACGGGAGCAGTTCGAGTCGCTCCAATCGTTCGCGCGAGGCCGTGACGACGGGCAATTCATGGTGCGAATCGGCCGCCGTGTCACCGTGGCCGGGAAAATGTTTGCCGCAGGCGATGACGCCGTTCTCTTGCAGGCCCCTGACCGCGGCCCATCCCAACTCGCACACGAGTTCGGGGGTGGAGCCGAAGGCTCGGTCTCCGATCACGGGGTTTGCGGGGTTGCTGTTGACGTCTAACACGGGCGCCATGTTCATGTTGATGCCGACGGCTCGCAGTTCGCGTGCCGTCGCTTCCGCCGCCGCGTAAGCCAACTGGGGAGACCGACATCGCCCCAGAATCTCGCAGGGAGGAAAAATGGTGAACTCCTTGGGGAGTCGAGACACCCGTCCTCCCTCCTGGTCGACGGCGATCAACAAGGGAGATTGCGGGCTGCATCGCTGAAGCGCGTTGGTGAGTTCGACGATCTGTTCGGTCGATTGGAGATTTCTTGCGAACAAGATCACGCCGCCGGGCCGATACTCCTTGAGGAAAGCGGCGAGGTCGGGAGAAAGATCCGTGCCGTCGAAGCCGATCATGAAAAGCTGCCCGATCGTATCGCGCGACATCAGCATGGAATTCACCTCCGGATGCGGACACCGCCCCCGCGGAGAAGTGAATCGTCCGCGTGGCTCGATTTCTCTTCGCCGATCGGCCAGCCAAAGGCTTGCGCTGGGCGAGCAGGCGTCACAGGGAACGGTCCATGAGGTATTGGATCAGGAGTCTGGTGCCGATCCCCGTCGGTCCTTTGGGGACATAGGCCCGCTCGCGCTCGCTCCAATCGGTGCTGGCGATGTCGAGATGGACCCAGGGCCAGTCGCCAGCGAACTTGCTTAAGAACAGCGCTGCGGTGATCATGCCGGCTCCGCGGCCGCCGATGTTCCGCATGTCCGCCACGTCGCTCTTGAGTTGCTCGAAATAATCTTCCCACAACGGCATTTCCCAGACCCGTTCGCCCGATCGTTGTCCCGCTTTGCGTAGCGACTCCTTCAAGGTGTCGTCCGTGCCGAACATGCCGATGGCGAACTGGCCGAGCGCGATGACACAGGCGCCGGTCAGCGTGGCGACGTCGATCATCGCCGCCGGTTTGTAGCGAGCGGCGTAAGCCAGTCCGTCGGCCAGAATCAATCGACCCTCGGCGTCGGTGTTCTGGACTTCGACGGTTTTGCCGGACAATGTTTTCACGACGTCTCCCGGCTTCATCGCGCCGCCGCCGGGCATGTTCTCCGTCGCCGGGAGCAGACCGACCAAATTCAGCGGCAGTTTGAGCCGCGCCGCCGCTCGAACGGCGGCCAGGACTTCGGCCCCGCCGGTCATGTCCGCCTTCATGTGTTCCATGTTCTCGGCCGGTTTGAGCGAAATCCCGCCCGTGTCAAACGTGATCGTTTTCCCGACCAGGACGACGGGACGGTCGTTCTTTTTTCGAGCGCCGTGATACTCCAGGATGATGAATTTCGGGGGCTCGTGGCTGCCGCGGGCGACGCCCAGCAACGCCCCCATGCCGAGTTTGGCCATGTCCTTTCGTTCGAGGATTTTGAGCGACACGCCCGCCTCCTTCGCCACGGCCTTGGCTTCTTCGGCAATTTTGGTCGGTGTCATCACGTTGGAGGGATGGTTGCACAGATCGCGGACAAAGACGGCCGCCTCCGCAGTGGCGACTCCGCGCCGGATGCCTTCCGACAACGGACGTACATCGGATGATTGCGAGGTCAGCAGCGTCATCGACCGTATG
This sequence is a window from Candidatus Nitrospira inopinata. Protein-coding genes within it:
- the nagZ gene encoding beta-N-acetylhexosaminidase codes for the protein MLMSRDTIGQLFMIGFDGTDLSPDLAAFLKEYRPGGVILFARNLQSTEQIVELTNALQRCSPQSPLLIAVDQEGGRVSRLPKEFTIFPPCEILGRCRSPQLAYAAAEATARELRAVGINMNMAPVLDVNSNPANPVIGDRAFGSTPELVCELGWAAVRGLQENGVIACGKHFPGHGDTAADSHHELPVVTASRERLERLELLPFRHAASQGIAAMMTAHVLYRALDENHPATLSPTVIGTLLRQELRYDGVVLTDDLEMRAIIDHYGIEEATVRSVQAGCDIILICKDRNREAAAIDALDKAVADGTISTDRLAQSLERIARLKGRFLASSQPAVFSDATSVVGCQAHRALLHSINQAAERPM
- a CDS encoding leucyl aminopeptidase, with product MKVMKVDVRVGRWASEATDVLVLFQCEGSELSEQEAASLDKALGGSISDLLRSKEFEGKTAELVLLHTHRKIPAKRLLLVGLGKKDALGLETIRQALGHAVKRVRQVKAASFTAAVPAVTPPDSTMIDVAQAMTEGAILGAYQFTAYRSEPTPGPDIRSMTLLTSQSSDVRPLSEGIRRGVATAEAAVFVRDLCNHPSNVMTPTKIAEEAKAVAKEAGVSLKILERKDMAKLGMGALLGVARGSHEPPKFIILEYHGARKKNDRPVVLVGKTITFDTGGISLKPAENMEHMKADMTGGAEVLAAVRAAARLKLPLNLVGLLPATENMPGGGAMKPGDVVKTLSGKTVEVQNTDAEGRLILADGLAYAARYKPAAMIDVATLTGACVIALGQFAIGMFGTDDTLKESLRKAGQRSGERVWEMPLWEDYFEQLKSDVADMRNIGGRGAGMITAALFLSKFAGDWPWVHLDIASTDWSERERAYVPKGPTGIGTRLLIQYLMDRSL